The following is a genomic window from Pseudopipra pipra isolate bDixPip1 chromosome 2, bDixPip1.hap1, whole genome shotgun sequence.
TAAGCCTTAATTAAAGCCAGATGTTtcttattgccttttttttgttgttttcaggCATGCACAAAGTGCTGTGCCAGCAGTAAACACCAtctctgacttttttttatgTGTCAACTGCATCTGGCTGAGTCAGAGTCACAAACCAGTAAAATTCCAGCAAGGCAATGCAAGCTTTCACTCCTGCTGTCATTCCTGTTGAGAGTGGGAAATTGGCATTGCTCTTTCTGGGATTGATGCACAGGAGCCATAAAAATCCAGCCTGTGCCTGAGAACCTTGCCACTGGCAAATAACACTGGAGGCAGACTGGAATGCTGTATACTATGAACACAACTGCCCCTCCCATACTCTTAAGAGTGCTGGGAGTGATTTCTTGTGCTTAATTGCTATTCAGTTGTATAGAACTGCAAtctgttttctatttcttctttgtCCCCCTCAGGGACTCAATGGCTGGTAACTACAGCGTGTAGAAGTAACCATTTCTGCTCCAATTTCATGCCCTTACTGTGACATTGACCTCTTAGGTGCCATCTCTGGCAGAATATTTTGTCAGTAAATGGCAGTGGTCTATATGTGAGAGCTTTCTTTCCAAACCAAATTGCAAAGTATTAATGCTGTAGTATTTATAATGATGTTTTTCAactactttttaaaacttattttcattCTAAGAAGTGTATCAAATATAGAAATCCATGAACTGCAACAAATACCTAGCAAAGAGATAGAAATTACTGTTCCAAAAAGTCATCTGAGGACAAGTTATGACTTACTTGACAAATATTAGGCTTTTTACTCCCACATATTTTGAGCAGGCACATATTGTACCTAGAATAGATTACAAGGACAAATTTTCCAGCAGTTTTCCAGTTGTCTTTCTCCCTTTTAACAGATGTGCTGTTGTTGCACAGTCCTTGGGAGTCAGGCTTGCTTCAACTACTGTATATGCTAAAGGGCTTTTTGGATAAAaaactcttctgttttcttccaccAATTTTTGTACCAGTAACTCCCACCCCAACTGCTGTAGTTCAGAAGAACTGAAACATGTAGCAGGAGGGCATTAAGGTACCAGACACACTGAAGTTTTCTAATGCCTCAGTTTTAAGGGTGATGAACCTGTAGGATTTAAATTCCTTGCTGTCATATTTGCTCTTAGTTCAAGCTATGTTTAGTTacaaggaaaaaagtatttatttacaGAATACAGAACAAATATCACAGTTTCTAATGACAAGGCAGTATTGACGTTTCTTGAATTCAGGTGAAACTTGTTCAAATGTCTGGGTGGGTTAAGAGAGTAACCTGTATATCCCACCCCATCCTGTGCCATAAATGgttatattttttcccctgaaaacaTGACAAACATCTTACATGAATAAATcaactttatttaaataaaattacaggTGCATCTTGTCTACTAAAAACTACCATATAGTTTTTCAAAGGCTCTaatattcaaaaataatttaaattttcttgaGAGCAGCTACCTTTTTCTGAGTGGTGTTTGTAAACTTGTTAAACTTCCCTCCCCTCATTCGACTCAAACAATATCTGTTGCTAATGAAATGATGGAGGCTGTACCTTTTTCACTGTAATAGCTCCCACACTGTTCCTGGGAGTCTCTTTTGAACATGGATTGAGAAGAACGGGTCAGGTGTCCTATGTAGCAAAAACTCACCCTGAAATAGggtgtttcttttctttgtggCACCATAAATACATCAGGCACAAAACCCCACTATGACACTCACTTTACGTGTACTCTAAGTATTATAAATTAAATTCACGAGCCTACTGTTTCTTTGAGACTTCAGTATCTGTTTTCCCTTGCATTTCTTCAAGTTTAGTAATTCAATGCCACCTTCTCTAAcgcaaagaaaagagaaaaactcaACAAAGCGGAGGGACCAGATCCTACAACTCTCATTCATCTACCACAGTCCAGCTCTGCATTCCCTTAAGAGCATGTGGAAATATTTGAATAACAGAAGAAACACCCATTtgcagcaccaaacctgacaaaCTGGCACTATTTGAACAGAATTTGTTGTCCTGCACTAGCATgtgtctgaaaaaaatcacaaaataaaattttttagaAGGAGTTGTGAAGGGGAGAGGCTGTTTTCTGGCACGACCACCTTGCCATGGCCACCTTACTGCTGATGGATATGTAAAATGGCCACCAGCATGCATCCCACGTCAGTCCTCTGGAAAACAGAGCTGTGCCACAAGTTGCCCATGCCAGTCATTCAAAAGACATATTTAGAGTCAGACTGATGCTTTGAAAGTGTGCCCCTTAGGGGCAGTGTGCTTTTGTACATCATTTTCTGATGTCTTTTACCACGTGCcagttatttctcttttcttgaaGTTGGAGTGCATTCCATGGAGCACTGGGAAGAACATCCTGCTTTTCACTAGATCAAGACTCAGTTTTAATGGAGAAAATTAATGCAATTAAAACtagtattattttttaattcacttgCTGCTGTGGATAGTTGGGCATGAAGCTTCTCTGAAAGGAACATCTGCCTCCCCTTCCCGCTCAGCTCACTGTGCAGCACTGTGCAGACTGCCTGGTGACTGCAGGGGTGACACAGGGAAAAGGATGCAAAACCATCTTATCCTGCCCACAGATCAGCATTATCCACTCCCGACCCAGGTTCTGGGTCACATGTCTGCTCTGAATCCTGCAGAAAACCACCAAACTTCaccaaaagaaaggaaataacttTGGGAAAGAAagtttccttcagctgctgcctgaCTGAACATCTCTCAgcctttctggaaaaaaaaaaagttgctccAGAAGCCAAGGGAAGACAGAGTCATTCTCACTGCCTTACAAAGTCAAATGATAGCAAAAAGACAGGACTGTCTAGGCATAAGAATGAACAACTGCAGTGACTTTTGATCATCACACACCTCTTTGGTCCTCCTACTGATCTTGGTAGTGTCTCTGTAGGAGTGAACACATTACACATTCTTCAAGGAACCTTGAATGAGTTCGCAGTGAGAAGTTCTTTCTGTTTAACATAAAACCCCAAGCAAATGGAAGATTCTGGGGTTTTTATCTTGTTCTACTGCTTTCCAGGTCTGCACAGTTATTTATGCACAGTTACTTGCAGGGCAATAAACATGCATATTTGAACACCCTAATTATGGAAACTTGAAAGTATGTTCAGTGGCgactgaaaaacattttgcttaGCTTTTAATAAGGCAACATGCAGACTTCATTGTGCCACCTCATACACTCCAAGTCAGTCTAATATTAGTTGGATTTTCTTTGAAGCATGTAATAAGCAAGGTACTAGTGCAACCACTGCAAATTGATACCAAGCTTACCCTCCAAAAACAAAGGTGTAACTGTGTAGATGTAGACATCATAGGGGAATGATAATTGCATAGCAAGTTGTAGTAATGAATGAATAAGATggcaaaaaaatgtaaaaacgAGGTTATCAGCCTAATAGTTGAGCGAGTAAGGTAGTCAAGCCATATTCATACTAAATTTCATCTTCTGACTCATGATCTCGTTCACATGTTTTCAGTAAACCCATTTCCATGGATTGGGACCGTTTAACCTTTGAACGAACTGCCCtggaaacaacaacaaaaaaaagttgtcAATAATAACACAAAGGCTCATCTGACCATTTTTACGTGTTTGACTCTTGCATCTCATTAGTGAGTTAGGATATGACTTCAAGCAGAATCCGGGCAGAATTTAACCACAGGCCTTGGTTGTAGATACCTTTATGCTGGTACGAGTGACTACTGTACAATGCAAGCATTTACATggcattcaaggccaggttggattgggctttgagaaacctggtctagtgcaaggtgttcctgcccatggtaggggagtttgaactacatgatctttaaggtcccttccaactcattGTATGATTAGTAAGTGTTGTCTTTAATGATACCACCTGACTGTACTGCTGGTAAGAGCTTGTTCCTATGCACCTAAGAGCACCTTAAGCAAACCTCAGTGTACCATCTAGAAAGTTCGGTGCTGTGCAGGCACAAGACCAGTAGCTGTGTTCACTCGGCAGAGTACTATAAAGCTGTGAGAAAGAGTGAGTCTGGCCAACCTACCCTTGGAGGGGAACTCTGCTCAGCGTGGCCAGTCTCATCTGAGGCCTCgtctggtgctgcagcagccactgtTCCCAGCATCAGAAGGGATGTAGGATTGCTGCCACTTTCTCAACAACTGCCATCCTTTACACAGCAAACCAGTTAGCCAGCCTTGACTGTCAGTGCCTTTCGGACTGAGATCCAAAAAGAACTGGCATCTCAGTGCAAAGCAACTCTGTAAGACCTACATATGGCCAAAGCATGACTAAATAGGGTTATTAAGATGGTAGGGGTAAAAGTAAGGGGTGAGAAGCACGTTTAGGACAGTGCAGGCAAAGGCTTGGTAAGGTCCTGTGGGCAGAAGGTGATCCCACTTTCTGATGACCTCATGGCAGAATCAGGCTCATTGTTACAGCCAAATTAACACTGCAGTTGGGTGGCAAGGAAAAGGGCTAACTTTAGACATTAGGGGTTGAAACTGGCTAGTGAAAAGAAATCAGGTCTGATCACAGGAAATTTTTACCAAGGAATCATATATAATAATCTTCAAAGTTAAGTCATGAAGCCTGCTGACCAAGCCATTTGAAATTAGTAGAGATGAGCACCGAGAGAAAAGATGCTGCAGGAAAAAGAAGTCTCTCCTACTTCTAACTTCATAAGCACTTACAAATGTGAAAGACTGTTAGAGCTCATTTTATGTGAGAAGTATTATGCTGTCAGAGCATAGGaatgttttcctcctttcttctgaaGCAATGATTCATGTGGTTTTCATTGATTAGtaatatctatttttattttatcttgcaAGACAATTAATTTCTGTATAGAAACCTTTTGATTTGTCAGTAAAACTTTTCTAAAATAAAGCTCCTGCTAGACTAAATAGAGAGGTCACCAAAGTTTTAGTGTTTCAAGTAACTTACCAGCTGACAATTGTGTAATTCACTGCAAGtataagaaaagcaaaggcaTAATGCCAGCAATAGCACATGGTCAAGAACATCATATTAGTATGATCTGTCTGATTCCACTCTGGGCTCCCATTTGGAGGATAAAGCACAAAGCCAatctgtaataaaataaaagatatttagCACATGTGATTTGATGTGTATCCTATGACATATATCATGCTTTATGCTACCCATCACAAGGcagatatttaattttcttatagTGCTgcttatttctgtgtttattattaaaaacagttttttaaTCACTCTCAGTCACTCTCAGATGCAATGAATCACTTTACACAGTTCTGTGCAGAAATGCCTTTGAAGATGCAGAGCCAGTCCCAGAGACCCACTGCTCTTGCCCAGAAAATTAAGGACCCTGCCCAACGACCCACCCCTGCACAAATCACAATTATGTACTGTAAGGAGAGGGGCTGGTGCTCAGCTATGTGTGCTCTGAACTGCAAGCACCTCACCAACCAGAAAACCTGCCCAGCCACTTGCACTGATTCAGTTCTTCCCAACAGTATCTGGGAATGTGTTATATGGTCGAGAAGATGAATAATGAACGAATAAATAAAGGCGAGCCACAAGTCTATTCCTTCTGGGCTATCCAGGGAAAAAGTCAGGTTTGAAATTACATAAAAATGGGGCTTCCTCATCCAAGACTATAAGTTCTTGTATTTCTGTGTGAAATACATAGCTGATTTTTTCATTCAGAGCTGGGAAAGATCAAATTCCGATTAGTGAATAAGATGGGGAAACTATTAATTCTATGGCTACACAGTGGTCTGTAGCACAAGCACCAGTCCTCTGTACTGTCTAATACTCTTCAAAGTCATCACTCAGCAGTTTAGTTGAGAATTTagaagctgggaggaggagaggaaggaggaggggagtggatTTTGCATTTCCATGAAGAGAATTCAATGAATGAGGGTGTTGATGATGCAGAAAGAAAGTCCCTTTACCTTTTACAAATATCCCATGCTGCAGCCAGTGTGTGGTTTTCAGTCACACAGATGGTTGAAGTCTGATGTGGGTGTGAAAAAAGCCACACTTAAATCTCttgtatttttagttcttcagtttttttactttgaaacaAAACCCCCATTGTCTCTAGAGCTAAAGAAATAATCTGTTCTAAAATTAGACTAGGCAGACAACAAAGAATAAATGGTTGCATCTATTCCTCTTATGCAAAGCTTCTTAAATCACCAAAGAAAAGTTtacaaacaagaaataaaacagcaagTGCTGCAGCACTACATTCCTGAGTTCACTTATAGAAAAATACAACCTACTCAAAGGTCTGTCTTCTTGCCAGAGCaagcatttaaatatttgatttggTGCTGAATGTCCAGTTCTCCTAAGGAACAGCAAACGTTTTTATTCATCATGTCTGGCCAGCATATAAAAAAGGGAAGCCAGTCTAGACAAGttggaaagaaaaactgttGGAGTGACCTCAGTTCTCCACTATAAGATGAAACACACATCATCACTAGTGCTCTTATTTCTTTGTTACAAGAACAttgttacaagaaaaaaattgtctcaGCAATTCGTTGAATCTCTCTCTTGTTCTTATAGCAAAGAAAGGGTCGATATGTATTAGTTGAATAGAATCACAAGGAACTGAGGGCATGGAAGCTACATTTTGAAGAGTCCTTTCAGGAGCCACATCCCTGAAATATCAAAGTTTtggctgttattttttctgctCAGTTCCCAGAGCACCAGAAAAACAGGAGGCTTTCTATCCCCCAGTGTCTTAACATGGGTCGGTAGCTTAAGTACCTTTTGAGCCAGGCAACGTCAAGGAGGCCTTTGCCTCACCTGTTCAGTACTCCTGGGCATCTATTCACtcactgctccagcagctgacCGTGGAGACTCTCTTTGTAAAGAACAGCATGTATTTCCATGCTCTAAAATCACTGCCATTTGGCTGGCCAATCTGGAACAGGATGTTAAAGGGATCAGAGATAACTACATCATGTTAATGACTGTAGTAAGGGAGTGCTCAAGAAAATCACTTTAGCTTTTTTATTGATTCAAATAAAAGGCACTAGAAGTAAAAGggcttcttcttcttctgtaaAATGGATATGAGAAATACTTTTATCTCTTTAAAGGAACATTAAGACTGCATTGTGTTACGCAGTCAAGTCTTTTGAGGTCTGTGTTTAAAAGGCATATATATTACCTGTGAAACATCTGCAAAGGGTTAAATGACTAATTTTGGTGAGGAAGAAATTCCTAAGGCAGAAAAGTGACCTACCTGCCAGAACCAGCTGCCTTGTAATATGCAGAGGCTTGTACGGAGCATTTCTAGCACAATACTGCCACGGAAGAAAACTTCCAAAAATacgcaggcagcagctccaaagaTAGCAAATAGCAGTAACTGATGAACATGAACATCCAGCATGGCTCTCCCGTGAAGATGGTAGCAGAAGAGAAAACCTGGAATAAATTGTGATCAGTTTAAGATCTTTTCTTCCCTTGTAATCTCCCTGCATTTGCTTTTAGAAAACAGTGAAACTTTGGCATCTCTTTTACGACAGTATAACCTTCACTCACATTGCTTTAGCAAACAAGTTGTTCACCATGCCAGTACACACACTGGAGCACGTGCCTGAGCTATCGAGCACTT
Proteins encoded in this region:
- the TMEM45A gene encoding transmembrane protein 45A, with the protein product MGNFKGHALPGSFFLLFGLWWSVKYPLKYACRKNKNACYLGSRAGFQRLEFVEGIIKAVFALIGMVAEQFVPDGPHLKLYNYEKKHWDHLMNWQHATMYLFYGISGLVDIVAHGTNALPAAMDRMMLSLAVFIEGFLFCYHLHGRAMLDVHVHQLLLFAIFGAAACVFLEVFFRGSIVLEMLRTSLCILQGSWFWQIGFVLYPPNGSPEWNQTDHTNMMFLTMCYCWHYAFAFLILAVNYTIVSWAVRSKVKRSQSMEMGLLKTCERDHESEDEI